The following are encoded together in the Desulfococcus multivorans genome:
- a CDS encoding outer membrane lipoprotein-sorting protein codes for MPHIAVLPIILLSVLLSQAPGFCDALTGVQILEQVDRNLQPGDLEMYRKIINIEPDGRKKEFVLWFLRKDKDKVVTLFISPPSETGRATLRLGDNMWLFIPNVGKPIRITSMQSVVGGVFNNADIMRLDYSVEYDVAGLEEDQGRYLLDLKAKSGAVAYDRLRMWVLKKELAPTRIECYAATGMLIKTLHFKEIKDIGDGVVRPAVMETESPLYRGYRSVMISANLKKRSLPDEVFTLNYLPRIKDLR; via the coding sequence ATGCCGCATATCGCCGTCCTTCCGATTATCCTTCTGTCGGTGTTGCTTTCGCAGGCCCCTGGTTTTTGCGATGCGTTGACCGGCGTCCAGATCCTGGAACAGGTGGACCGCAACCTTCAACCGGGAGACCTGGAGATGTACCGCAAGATCATCAACATAGAGCCCGACGGCCGGAAAAAGGAGTTCGTACTCTGGTTTTTGAGGAAAGACAAGGACAAGGTCGTCACCCTCTTTATTTCGCCGCCCAGTGAAACAGGTCGCGCCACCCTGCGCCTGGGCGACAACATGTGGCTCTTTATTCCCAATGTCGGCAAACCCATCCGCATCACCAGCATGCAGTCGGTAGTGGGCGGGGTGTTCAACAATGCCGATATCATGCGTCTGGACTATAGTGTTGAATACGACGTGGCCGGCCTTGAAGAAGACCAGGGACGGTATCTTCTGGACCTCAAGGCCAAGAGCGGCGCCGTTGCCTACGACCGACTCAGGATGTGGGTTCTGAAGAAGGAACTGGCGCCCACCCGGATCGAATGTTACGCCGCCACAGGCATGCTCATCAAGACCTTGCACTTCAAGGAGATCAAGGACATCGGCGACGGTGTCGTGCGGCCGGCCGTAATGGAGACCGAAAGCCCGCTTTACAGAGGATACCGATCCGTCATGATTTCCGCAAACCTGAAAAAACGCAGTCTGCCCGACGAGGTGTTCACGCTGAATTATCTCCCCAGGATCAAAGACTTGCGTTGA
- a CDS encoding glycerate kinase type-2 family protein: MKRIASEIFSAGIKAVDPEICVRRHLRLDAGVLQIGNSSFPLDQIKRLYLIGFGKASAAMARPVEALLGDRIDGGLIVTKYGHGVPLKHCRVMEAGHPVPDENGVKATDALLDLLASANHNDLILCMISGGGSALTPAPVKGVDLTDKQEMTRLLLSCGANIHEINTIRKHLSHIKGGQLCRKANGASLVSLILSDVIGDDLDIIASGTTAPDISTFHDCLTILSRYSLLETAPDSVLRHMSEGCKGQVDETLKPGASEFDRVENHIVGGISDALNAAAKKACLLHFTPIILSSSIQGEAREVARVLSSIAREVRRFGRPVSPPGCLLSGGETTVTLSANGKGGRNMELALAAGIELADVPRTLLLSAGTDGTDGPTDAAGAFSGDSTVIRANALNLSVHQHLAQHNSYPFFQQLSDLLVTGPTRTNVMDLQIILIDK, translated from the coding sequence TTGAAGCGAATCGCATCGGAAATCTTCTCTGCCGGAATCAAAGCGGTTGATCCTGAAATCTGCGTCAGAAGACATCTCCGGTTGGATGCCGGCGTATTGCAGATAGGGAATTCGTCCTTTCCTCTTGATCAGATAAAACGCCTGTATTTGATCGGATTCGGCAAAGCCTCGGCTGCTATGGCCCGCCCGGTTGAGGCACTGCTGGGCGATCGCATAGACGGTGGATTGATCGTTACCAAATACGGACACGGTGTACCTTTGAAACATTGCCGTGTGATGGAAGCGGGGCATCCGGTTCCCGACGAAAATGGTGTCAAGGCGACCGATGCATTGCTGGATCTTTTGGCTTCTGCAAACCACAATGATTTGATTCTATGCATGATTTCCGGTGGAGGATCTGCACTGACACCCGCACCTGTCAAAGGGGTCGATCTGACAGACAAGCAGGAGATGACCCGCTTATTGTTATCCTGCGGTGCCAATATTCATGAAATCAACACCATTCGAAAACACTTGTCCCATATCAAAGGGGGACAGCTTTGCCGGAAGGCAAACGGTGCCTCACTTGTCTCTCTGATACTTTCCGATGTCATCGGTGATGATCTGGATATCATCGCTTCCGGCACCACAGCTCCGGACATCAGTACATTCCATGACTGCCTGACGATATTGTCACGCTACAGCCTTCTCGAAACAGCACCCGATTCGGTGCTCAGGCACATGTCCGAAGGCTGCAAGGGCCAGGTCGATGAAACACTGAAACCAGGGGCCTCTGAATTCGACCGTGTTGAAAACCATATTGTCGGCGGTATTTCCGATGCATTGAATGCCGCCGCAAAAAAGGCCTGCCTTCTTCATTTCACGCCGATCATTCTTTCCTCCTCGATCCAGGGAGAAGCCAGGGAAGTTGCCAGGGTTTTGAGTTCCATAGCCAGAGAAGTCAGGCGATTCGGGCGGCCTGTATCGCCTCCGGGATGCTTGTTGTCCGGAGGCGAAACCACGGTTACGCTCAGCGCCAACGGTAAGGGGGGCCGCAACATGGAGTTGGCTTTGGCCGCGGGGATTGAACTGGCGGATGTCCCCCGCACATTGCTGCTGTCAGCCGGTACAGACGGAACGGACGGTCCGACCGATGCCGCTGGTGCATTTTCCGGTGACTCAACCGTTATTCGAGCGAACGCCCTGAATCTTTCTGTGCACCAACATCTTGCGCAACACAATTCCTACCCGTTTTTTCAACAACTGAGCGATCTTCTGGTCACCGGACCCACCCGTACCAATGTCATGGATCTGCAGATTATACTGATCGACAAGTGA
- a CDS encoding IS1634 family transposase, with the protein MVEYFQLAHNERHPDTRKPVARIIHNFGRADQLDRQELIRLCRSIARVCGITVVDPLDDEVLSATPPGEAGFFEDLKIRKTRAFGCPMVIEALWERLGLKKTLEGVVNAKGLRVPYERALMAMTANRLCDPESKLGVWDRWLSRVYLPSCDGLQLKHMYEAMDLLYEHADKIEEAIFFHIADLFNLEVDLIFYDTTTASFHVDQEDDPDRYANATLRKFGHSKEGTWSPQVVVALAVTREGIPVRSWVLPGNTSDVATVEKVRADLRGWNLGRAMFVADSGMNSEDNRRELARACGKYLLACRMSNVAEIRKKVLSKRGRYTVFKDNLHAKEVVVGDGERRRRYILCYNPREAERQRKHREMTVAVLEKELESHKDASATAQWAIELLASRRFKRYLKVTKTNKVRIDRGKIREAETYDGKWVLETNDDTISLEDAACGYKGLMVIERCFRSLKRTQIRMMPMYHWASRRIEAHVKICVLALLIERVAELACDRPWHQIQGALDELQITEFFNLNFRVLMRNELPAKTINILKLLKITPPKQVIELEKLT; encoded by the coding sequence GTGGTCGAATATTTCCAGCTGGCGCATAACGAGCGCCACCCGGATACCCGCAAGCCGGTTGCCAGAATCATCCACAACTTCGGCCGTGCCGACCAGCTCGACCGGCAGGAGCTGATCCGGCTGTGCAGATCCATCGCCCGGGTATGCGGGATAACCGTCGTCGATCCTCTTGATGATGAAGTTCTGAGCGCCACACCGCCGGGCGAAGCGGGCTTCTTCGAAGACCTGAAGATCCGGAAAACCCGAGCCTTTGGTTGCCCGATGGTCATCGAGGCCCTCTGGGAGCGGCTCGGACTGAAAAAGACACTGGAAGGCGTCGTCAACGCCAAAGGCCTGCGGGTTCCCTATGAAAGAGCCCTGATGGCCATGACCGCCAACCGGCTGTGCGATCCCGAGTCCAAGCTTGGCGTATGGGACCGCTGGCTCTCCAGGGTCTATCTCCCTTCCTGCGACGGTCTCCAACTCAAACACATGTACGAGGCGATGGACCTGCTGTACGAACATGCTGACAAGATCGAGGAGGCCATCTTCTTTCATATCGCCGATCTCTTCAATCTGGAGGTCGACCTGATCTTCTATGATACGACCACCGCGTCTTTTCATGTGGACCAGGAGGACGACCCCGACCGGTACGCCAATGCCACCCTGCGCAAGTTCGGCCACTCCAAGGAGGGCACGTGGAGCCCCCAGGTGGTGGTCGCCCTGGCGGTGACCCGCGAGGGCATCCCCGTGCGCAGCTGGGTGCTGCCGGGCAACACCTCCGACGTGGCGACCGTCGAGAAGGTTCGGGCGGACCTGAGGGGCTGGAACCTGGGCCGTGCCATGTTTGTCGCCGACTCGGGCATGAACTCCGAGGACAACCGCAGGGAACTGGCCAGGGCCTGCGGCAAGTACCTCCTGGCCTGCCGCATGTCCAACGTGGCCGAGATCCGCAAAAAAGTCCTGAGCAAGCGCGGCCGCTACACCGTTTTCAAGGACAACCTCCATGCAAAGGAGGTTGTCGTCGGCGACGGCGAGCGCCGCAGGCGCTATATCCTCTGCTACAACCCCAGGGAGGCCGAACGGCAGCGCAAGCACCGGGAGATGACCGTCGCCGTCCTGGAGAAGGAGCTCGAGTCCCACAAGGATGCATCGGCAACCGCCCAATGGGCCATCGAGCTGCTGGCCTCCCGCCGCTTCAAGCGCTACCTGAAGGTCACCAAGACCAACAAGGTCCGCATCGACCGGGGCAAAATACGGGAAGCGGAAACCTATGACGGCAAGTGGGTCCTCGAGACCAACGACGACACCATCAGCCTGGAGGACGCCGCCTGCGGCTATAAAGGCCTGATGGTCATCGAACGCTGTTTCCGCTCCCTGAAGCGGACCCAGATCAGGATGATGCCCATGTACCACTGGGCATCCCGGCGCATCGAGGCCCACGTCAAAATCTGTGTCCTGGCGCTCCTGATCGAGCGTGTCGCCGAGCTGGCATGCGACAGGCCCTGGCACCAGATCCAAGGCGCGCTGGATGAGCTCCAGATCACAGAATTTTTCAATTTAAATTTCCGTGTGCTCATGCGCAACGAGCTGCCCGCCAAAACCATCAACATTCTTAAATTGTTAAAGATCACCCCTCCAAAGCAGGTCATCGAGCTGGAAAAACTGACCTGA
- a CDS encoding MBL fold metallo-hydrolase: MSKYLIGPWLALLTLALTPAKGTAGHAGSPDAFPRITILFNNVSHAPGLALGWGFSCLVESPEKIILFDTGADGEVLLANMRRLELDPERIDVVFLSHIHSDHTGGLDAILARGSDVQVVLPQGFPTPFLRSIVEKGAQVQVVEKGGRLMDRVYSTGPFDVGIVEQALILETRKGLVVITGCAHPGIVHIAESAVRLTGIRIHLLLGGFHLEGKKRSEIQAIIFRLKAMGVEKVAPSHCTGEAAIAAFRQAWGTDFVEGGLGASIALSF, translated from the coding sequence ATGTCTAAGTATCTTATAGGCCCATGGCTTGCGCTTTTGACCCTCGCGCTGACTCCGGCGAAAGGCACAGCCGGCCATGCCGGTTCGCCGGATGCGTTCCCGCGCATCACGATCCTTTTCAACAATGTATCCCATGCGCCGGGGCTCGCCTTGGGATGGGGTTTTTCCTGCCTTGTGGAGAGCCCCGAAAAGATTATTCTGTTTGATACAGGTGCCGACGGCGAAGTACTGCTTGCCAACATGAGACGGCTTGAGTTGGATCCAGAACGGATTGACGTCGTTTTCCTTTCTCATATCCACAGTGATCATACCGGCGGACTTGATGCGATTCTTGCCCGGGGTTCCGACGTGCAGGTCGTTCTGCCTCAGGGATTCCCCACCCCTTTTCTGCGGTCGATCGTCGAAAAGGGCGCACAGGTTCAGGTGGTGGAAAAGGGCGGCCGTCTCATGGACCGTGTCTACAGCACGGGGCCGTTTGATGTCGGCATTGTCGAACAGGCCCTGATCCTGGAGACGCGGAAGGGCCTGGTGGTTATTACCGGCTGTGCCCACCCCGGCATTGTCCATATCGCGGAATCGGCCGTTCGCCTCACGGGCATAAGGATCCATCTTCTCCTGGGCGGCTTTCACCTCGAGGGGAAAAAACGATCGGAGATTCAGGCGATCATTTTTCGTCTCAAAGCCATGGGCGTTGAAAAGGTGGCGCCCAGCCACTGTACCGGGGAGGCGGCCATCGCAGCGTTCCGACAAGCCTGGGGAACCGATTTTGTTGAGGGCGGCCTGGGGGCGTCAATTGCGTTGTCGTTTTGA
- a CDS encoding NAD(P)-dependent oxidoreductase yields the protein MRKDGKAGILYFKCALPAAPKAQAGAVVYDLIGRKRENIVLNSENWKTYNAAGRKRIVVTKPLPGDLWLNRLIDADCKVEVYTATDVLGVDALRAAIGTRCDAVLGQLTESWNDALFAALKSAGGKAFSNVAVGYDNVDVEAATRYGIAVGNTPGVLTETTAQMAVALTFAAARRIGEAERFLRAGKFKGWMMTLLLGELLWRKTVGVIGAGRIGSAYARMMVEGHKTNLIYYSPHPHPDLEADIAAYADFLVSRRQKPVSCKRADTIEDVLREADCVSLHAALNESTYHLINAERLALMKENALLVNTSRGPLIDEAALVEHLRKHPNFRAGLDVFEDEPDLKPGLSELDNVVIVPHIASATRWTREGMATLAAGNAIGVLSGCPAWNKPDISPFLAEDPPLASPSIINAEALGLTLFDK from the coding sequence TTGAGAAAAGATGGAAAAGCTGGCATTCTTTATTTCAAGTGCGCGCTTCCTGCCGCGCCGAAAGCACAGGCAGGTGCCGTGGTTTATGACCTCATTGGCCGCAAAAGGGAAAATATTGTTTTGAATTCAGAGAATTGGAAAACATACAATGCTGCCGGCCGCAAACGCATCGTGGTTACAAAACCACTGCCCGGCGATCTCTGGCTGAACCGCCTGATCGATGCGGATTGCAAAGTCGAAGTCTACACCGCAACCGATGTGCTCGGCGTTGATGCGCTCAGAGCCGCCATCGGCACGCGGTGCGATGCAGTCCTTGGCCAGCTGACCGAAAGCTGGAACGATGCCCTGTTTGCCGCACTCAAGTCTGCCGGCGGAAAAGCCTTCAGCAACGTGGCTGTCGGCTATGACAACGTTGATGTCGAGGCTGCCACCCGGTACGGCATCGCCGTCGGCAACACCCCGGGGGTTTTGACCGAAACCACCGCCCAGATGGCCGTTGCCCTGACTTTCGCTGCTGCCCGGCGTATCGGCGAAGCGGAACGATTTTTGCGGGCCGGCAAGTTCAAGGGCTGGATGATGACCCTTCTTCTGGGAGAGCTGCTATGGCGCAAGACTGTGGGGGTTATCGGGGCGGGACGCATTGGTTCGGCCTACGCGCGCATGATGGTCGAGGGGCACAAGACCAATCTGATCTATTATAGTCCTCATCCCCATCCCGACCTGGAAGCCGACATTGCCGCATACGCAGACTTCCTCGTTTCCAGGCGACAAAAACCGGTATCCTGCAAACGTGCCGACACGATCGAAGATGTGCTGCGGGAAGCCGATTGTGTCAGCCTGCATGCCGCGCTGAATGAATCGACTTATCATCTTATCAATGCCGAGCGCCTGGCCTTGATGAAGGAAAACGCCCTGTTGGTCAACACCAGTCGAGGTCCGTTGATCGACGAAGCCGCCCTGGTCGAACATTTGCGTAAGCATCCGAACTTTCGTGCCGGACTGGATGTCTTTGAAGACGAACCCGACTTGAAGCCCGGTTTGAGTGAACTGGACAATGTCGTCATCGTACCCCACATCGCCTCAGCAACGCGTTGGACGCGCGAAGGCATGGCGACACTGGCTGCCGGCAATGCCATCGGCGTTTTATCGGGCTGCCCGGCATGGAACAAACCTGATATTTCCCCCTTCCTGGCGGAAGACCCGCCTCTGGCCTCACCCAGTATTATCAATGCGGAGGCTTTAGGCCTCACCTTATTCGACAAATGA
- a CDS encoding ABC transporter ATP-binding protein — protein sequence MTDALIVKDMAKRFEKIDAVSGISFRVQKGELFGFLGPNGAGKTTTINMLTGLARPDTGTVRIGGIDCTDNPRAAQHLVGVVPDESNLYAELTGFDNLCFCAALYGIGKAERQTRARTLLETFGLTEAAGRKFGKYSKGMKRKLTIAAGIIHQPEILFLDEPTTGIDVASARQLRQLIADLNRNGTTIFLTTHYIEEAERLCGRIAFIVSGRIVRIDTVENLLQPLQEKHVVRITCANPLTHRRQILSETFPDLKFTLSGQDVIQVESDGIVRVGTLVRFLEDQGAEVLEARRMRPSLENIFVRITGIEAEAMRREKEKKGGEP from the coding sequence ATGACCGATGCCTTAATCGTCAAAGACATGGCCAAGCGTTTTGAAAAGATCGATGCCGTCTCCGGCATTTCATTTCGTGTTCAAAAAGGAGAACTCTTCGGCTTTCTCGGCCCCAACGGCGCCGGAAAAACCACCACCATCAACATGTTGACGGGATTGGCGCGCCCGGACACGGGAACGGTCCGGATCGGGGGCATCGACTGCACGGACAATCCCCGGGCAGCCCAGCATCTCGTGGGCGTGGTGCCGGACGAAAGCAATCTGTATGCGGAACTCACCGGTTTCGACAACCTGTGCTTTTGTGCTGCGCTTTACGGCATCGGCAAGGCCGAACGACAGACCCGGGCCCGAACACTTCTGGAAACCTTTGGTCTGACCGAAGCGGCCGGTCGCAAGTTCGGAAAGTATTCCAAGGGGATGAAGCGGAAGCTCACCATCGCGGCGGGGATCATTCACCAGCCCGAAATCCTTTTTCTGGACGAACCCACCACAGGCATCGACGTCGCCAGCGCCCGACAACTCCGTCAGCTCATCGCAGATCTGAACAGAAACGGAACCACCATCTTCCTGACCACCCACTATATCGAGGAGGCGGAAAGACTCTGCGGCCGTATCGCATTCATCGTCTCAGGGCGTATCGTCCGCATCGACACGGTCGAGAATCTGCTCCAACCCCTCCAGGAGAAACACGTGGTTCGGATCACATGCGCCAACCCCCTGACCCACCGCCGGCAAATCCTCTCCGAAACCTTTCCAGATCTCAAATTCACTCTCTCCGGGCAGGATGTTATCCAGGTGGAAAGCGACGGGATCGTCCGCGTAGGCACACTGGTTCGATTCCTGGAAGACCAGGGGGCGGAGGTTCTGGAGGCCAGACGAATGCGACCGAGCCTTGAAAACATCTTTGTGCGGATCACCGGCATCGAGGCCGAGGCCATGCGAAGAGAAAAAGAGAAAAAAGGGGGGGAGCCATGA
- a CDS encoding NUDIX domain-containing protein: MGGYLEEIRTLVGHRRVFVPGVRAIIVNEFEEIILQRRRDNGLWGIPGGAVELNETPMEALAREVEEETSLKVISAQPMGLYCGPHQKFAYPNHDEVQCFALAFIVREWCGIPRADGVEGAVVKFFKVSGLPADIVPIHKPTIEDYLRYNGEFLLSD, encoded by the coding sequence ATGGGGGGGTATCTTGAAGAGATCAGAACGCTGGTGGGGCATCGCAGAGTTTTTGTGCCCGGGGTGCGCGCGATCATTGTGAACGAGTTCGAGGAGATTATTCTTCAACGCCGGAGAGATAATGGTTTGTGGGGGATACCGGGGGGTGCCGTTGAATTGAATGAGACGCCCATGGAAGCTCTGGCACGCGAGGTGGAAGAAGAGACCTCCCTGAAAGTGATTTCAGCGCAGCCCATGGGCCTCTACTGCGGCCCGCACCAGAAATTTGCCTACCCAAACCATGATGAGGTCCAGTGTTTTGCGCTTGCTTTTATTGTCCGGGAGTGGTGCGGTATACCCCGTGCAGACGGCGTCGAAGGCGCTGTGGTCAAATTTTTCAAGGTTTCAGGGCTCCCCGCGGATATCGTACCGATTCACAAACCAACCATTGAAGACTATCTGCGGTATAACGGTGAGTTTCTGTTGTCCGACTAG
- a CDS encoding NAD(P)/FAD-dependent oxidoreductase codes for MLKIGEKGAIPQKGKTTYAIAPHIPCGVVTPDLLRKLADIAEKYKVQAMKITGATRIALVGLKEEDIDSVWNDLGMDKGAAVGLCVRSIRACPGTTFCTMGKQDALGMGMKLDALYHATQLPGKFKMAVSGCKINCAESSVRDFGLIGEADGWKVVVGGNVGVTPRIADEVAKNLDDEQALDYAKRLIAYYTENANKGERIGKMIERVGLDALKSALS; via the coding sequence ATGCTTAAAATTGGAGAAAAAGGCGCCATCCCTCAAAAAGGTAAGACCACCTATGCCATTGCTCCCCATATCCCATGCGGTGTGGTGACGCCGGACTTGTTGAGAAAGCTTGCCGACATCGCCGAGAAATATAAGGTTCAGGCAATGAAAATCACCGGTGCAACCCGAATCGCCCTCGTTGGCCTGAAGGAAGAAGATATCGACAGCGTATGGAATGATCTGGGGATGGACAAGGGCGCGGCCGTGGGGCTTTGCGTGCGCAGCATCAGGGCTTGCCCGGGCACCACGTTTTGCACCATGGGCAAACAGGACGCTTTGGGCATGGGGATGAAGCTGGATGCCCTTTACCATGCCACTCAATTGCCGGGTAAATTCAAGATGGCAGTTTCAGGCTGCAAAATCAACTGTGCGGAGTCTTCGGTGCGTGATTTCGGCCTGATCGGCGAAGCCGACGGCTGGAAGGTCGTCGTGGGCGGAAATGTTGGCGTGACCCCCCGAATAGCCGATGAGGTCGCCAAAAATCTCGATGACGAACAGGCCTTGGATTATGCAAAAAGATTGATTGCCTACTATACGGAAAATGCCAACAAAGGAGAACGGATCGGGAAAAT
- a CDS encoding ABC transporter permease produces MIKILRLALKNLLRYKRRTLLTGLLIAVGIVAVIVFVGLSGSFKTAVVGQITDSVLSHLQVHRKGYTASIDNLPLDRMISFEAYTNLLSVLSQTEEVAAVSPRIKFAAMLSNYAQTTNLRLNGIDPEKEHAAAPLLLSRIQNGIRPDVLLGPGEVLLPEILARGMALKTGDTVVLVANNKDGSVNGMTFKVAGLVKSLMGPGGRDGYLHIDDAATLLRMEKTEISEVAVRLKDFDQLPAVAEHLSNSLGAFKDKQGKPAFEIHTWEQLSPFYNVVRMMNIMNMGIRMILISVVLISVLNVMMMSVYERVREIGTLAAMGTQPVRIMALFVAEGFSLGLVSALAGTAVGLGILWMLDIVGVEVAFGGANQVFMLEPSVSATEVIWTCLIVLLVSVIAALQPAAKAARLAPAEALRHV; encoded by the coding sequence ATGATTAAGATCCTGCGTCTGGCACTCAAAAACCTGTTACGTTACAAACGGCGAACGCTGCTCACCGGTCTGCTGATCGCCGTGGGTATAGTCGCCGTAATTGTTTTTGTCGGCCTCAGCGGTTCCTTCAAAACAGCTGTTGTGGGCCAGATCACGGATTCGGTATTGAGCCATTTGCAGGTGCATCGCAAGGGCTATACGGCCAGCATCGACAATCTGCCGCTGGACCGCATGATATCTTTCGAGGCCTACACAAACCTCCTGTCCGTTCTTTCACAAACAGAAGAGGTTGCCGCTGTTTCTCCCCGCATCAAGTTCGCCGCCATGCTGAGCAACTACGCCCAGACCACCAACCTTCGGTTGAACGGCATCGATCCGGAAAAGGAACATGCCGCAGCCCCACTGTTGTTATCCCGCATTCAGAACGGCATAAGACCCGATGTCCTGCTGGGTCCCGGAGAGGTGCTGCTGCCGGAAATCCTGGCCAGAGGCATGGCGTTGAAAACCGGCGACACGGTAGTTCTGGTGGCCAACAATAAAGACGGTTCGGTGAACGGCATGACGTTCAAAGTGGCCGGTCTGGTGAAAAGCCTGATGGGACCCGGGGGAAGAGACGGTTACCTGCACATCGACGATGCGGCGACCCTGCTGCGCATGGAGAAGACGGAAATCAGCGAGGTGGCGGTGCGGCTGAAGGACTTTGATCAATTGCCCGCCGTAGCCGAACACCTGAGCAATTCACTGGGAGCCTTCAAGGACAAGCAAGGCAAACCCGCTTTCGAAATCCATACATGGGAACAGCTCAGCCCGTTTTACAATGTCGTGCGAATGATGAACATCATGAACATGGGCATTCGGATGATCCTGATTTCGGTGGTCCTCATCAGCGTTCTTAACGTCATGATGATGAGTGTTTATGAACGGGTTCGAGAAATCGGCACTCTGGCCGCCATGGGCACCCAGCCCGTCCGGATCATGGCCTTGTTTGTGGCCGAAGGATTCAGTCTGGGCCTGGTGAGCGCCCTGGCGGGAACCGCCGTCGGACTGGGGATTCTCTGGATGCTTGACATCGTCGGCGTCGAGGTGGCCTTTGGCGGTGCCAACCAGGTATTCATGCTGGAACCGTCGGTTTCGGCAACCGAGGTGATCTGGACCTGCCTGATTGTGCTTCTGGTTTCCGTCATTGCCGCCCTGCAACCCGCAGCCAAGGCGGCACGACTCGCTCCTGCGGAAGCATTGCGACATGTATAG
- a CDS encoding NifB/NifX family molybdenum-iron cluster-binding protein, with protein MIRKSLATAILVLTVLGVCVTATAENRAILAVAADGAAATAQVGTTAARSPYFLLFDRNGELLEAVKNPYVAEHRNAGPKVVDFLSARGIHTIVAGEFGAKMIAAMQQNDMAFHTATGPAADAVMLMKKK; from the coding sequence ATGATCAGAAAATCATTGGCAACGGCAATTCTGGTGCTTACCGTACTTGGCGTTTGTGTGACGGCAACAGCCGAAAACAGGGCCATCCTTGCGGTTGCCGCTGACGGCGCAGCGGCAACCGCTCAGGTCGGTACGACGGCGGCCCGATCCCCCTATTTCCTGCTGTTTGACCGGAATGGAGAACTGTTGGAAGCCGTGAAAAATCCCTATGTCGCGGAACACCGAAACGCCGGCCCCAAAGTCGTCGACTTCCTGTCGGCCAGAGGGATTCACACGATAGTTGCCGGTGAGTTCGGTGCAAAGATGATTGCGGCCATGCAGCAAAATGACATGGCTTTTCACACGGCCACAGGCCCTGCGGCAGATGCCGTAATGCTGATGAAAAAGAAATAG
- a CDS encoding ABC transporter ATP-binding protein: MDIVTFENVSKIYRIGEVDVAALLDVTLHIPRGAFTALVGPSGSGKTTALNLMGCLDRPSKGEVMVDGRQVDRLGRRESAAFRGEKLGFVFQDFNLLPVLTVFENVEYPLLMIRNLPRSQRKPAVDRVILAVGMSNQARKYPSQLSGGQKQRAAVARALVGEPALVLADEPTANLDGQTAQMVVDLMKRMRDEFGTTFVFSTHDPRIMKQAEVMFHLEDGRLLDGSSVIGEEHHD, from the coding sequence ATGGACATTGTGACCTTCGAGAATGTTTCAAAGATCTATCGCATCGGCGAAGTCGATGTTGCCGCGCTTCTGGATGTCACTCTACACATTCCCCGAGGCGCCTTTACGGCTCTCGTGGGCCCTTCCGGCAGTGGCAAAACCACCGCCCTCAATCTGATGGGCTGTCTGGATCGTCCGAGCAAAGGCGAGGTCATGGTGGACGGCCGGCAGGTCGATCGTCTGGGCCGGCGTGAGAGCGCCGCCTTCAGAGGCGAAAAACTGGGTTTCGTGTTTCAGGACTTCAATTTGCTGCCGGTGCTCACGGTGTTCGAAAACGTGGAGTATCCGCTGCTCATGATCCGCAACCTGCCAAGAAGTCAACGAAAACCCGCGGTAGATCGGGTTATTTTGGCCGTGGGCATGTCGAACCAGGCCCGGAAGTATCCGTCGCAGCTTTCCGGCGGACAAAAACAGCGGGCCGCCGTGGCACGGGCACTGGTGGGCGAGCCGGCCCTGGTTCTGGCCGATGAGCCTACCGCCAATCTGGACGGCCAAACCGCCCAGATGGTGGTGGATCTGATGAAGCGCATGCGCGATGAATTCGGCACGACCTTTGTATTTTCCACCCACGATCCCAGGATCATGAAACAGGCCGAAGTCATGTTCCATCTGGAGGACGGACGATTGCTGGACGGATCTTCCGTCATCGGGGAGGAACACCATGATTAA